A stretch of Streptomyces vietnamensis DNA encodes these proteins:
- a CDS encoding IS5/IS1182 family transposase: MVTYPAALDLPHALVEWVTMLIVTREGDRRCKLRPSQRAVIALVYLREHTTYAKLAAGFRISEGTAHAYVQSVIKLLAARAPSLTQALRRARPAYVLVDGTIAECDRVGDRERDYSGKARRHGVNIQAVTDPAGELIWYSPALPGRTVDITAARTHRIVTVCERLRIPVLADKAYAGAGGTFQVPFKRHLGRPLTMRQAAVNRAHARLRFPVERAFARLKAWRIFRKARISPNRLTSITKAVLTLERRR, translated from the coding sequence TTGGTCACCTATCCTGCCGCACTCGACCTGCCGCACGCGCTCGTGGAGTGGGTCACGATGCTGATCGTCACCCGCGAGGGTGACCGCCGCTGCAAACTGCGGCCCTCGCAGCGCGCGGTCATCGCCCTGGTATACCTGCGCGAGCACACCACCTATGCCAAGCTCGCCGCGGGCTTCCGGATCAGCGAGGGCACCGCCCACGCCTACGTACAGAGCGTGATCAAGCTCCTCGCCGCGAGGGCACCGTCCCTGACCCAGGCACTGCGCCGGGCGCGTCCCGCATACGTGTTGGTGGACGGCACCATCGCCGAGTGCGACCGGGTCGGCGATCGCGAACGGGACTACTCGGGCAAGGCCCGTCGGCACGGCGTGAACATCCAGGCCGTCACCGATCCGGCGGGCGAGCTGATCTGGTACTCGCCGGCACTGCCCGGCCGCACCGTCGACATCACCGCCGCCCGCACCCACCGCATCGTCACCGTCTGTGAACGACTGCGGATCCCCGTCCTCGCCGACAAGGCCTACGCAGGGGCCGGCGGAACGTTCCAGGTGCCGTTCAAACGCCACCTCGGACGCCCTCTCACCATGAGACAAGCAGCCGTCAACCGTGCACACGCACGACTCCGCTTCCCTGTCGAGCGGGCCTTCGCCCGCCTCAAGGCCTGGCGGATCTTCCGCAAAGCCCGCATCAGCCCCAACCGACTCACGTCAATCACCAAGGCCGTTCTCACCCTCGAGCGGCGACGCTGA
- a CDS encoding DUF3237 domain-containing protein, whose amino-acid sequence MIAPESQTVVGPGFTPALDFAFEVRAFLAPSLHIGHGSGEVTEYVPISGGTVDGPRLRGTVLAGGGDWCDRRGGVYQLDARYLLQADDGAVIDITNRGYYHEDDPTAPAQYDGALQVSEAGVYYRTSPVFRTAASAHLWLARTVFIGLARGDDSEVAIRFYSVT is encoded by the coding sequence GTGATTGCCCCAGAGTCGCAGACCGTCGTCGGGCCGGGTTTCACCCCCGCCCTCGACTTCGCCTTCGAGGTCCGTGCTTTCCTTGCGCCCTCCCTGCACATCGGACACGGTTCAGGCGAAGTCACCGAGTACGTCCCCATCTCCGGCGGCACTGTCGATGGCCCCCGCCTGCGCGGCACTGTCCTGGCCGGCGGCGGCGACTGGTGCGACAGACGCGGCGGGGTCTACCAGCTCGATGCCCGATACCTCCTTCAAGCCGACGACGGCGCGGTCATCGACATCACCAACCGCGGTTACTACCACGAGGACGACCCCACGGCCCCCGCCCAGTACGACGGCGCCCTGCAGGTGTCCGAGGCAGGTGTGTACTACCGAACCTCCCCCGTCTTCCGCACCGCCGCCTCCGCCCATCTCTGGCTCGCCCGCACCGTCTTCATCGGTCTCGCCCGCGGCGACGACTCCGAAGTCGCCATCCGCTTCTACTCCGTGACCTGA
- a CDS encoding S1 RNA-binding domain-containing protein: protein MDWQSESPELWAFLESLHRGNILSGTVAAIERFGVFVALDDGPAHPLFPGVGFIGVPELSWRHIDAATDVVQVGQRVSCEFLQFDTYNAEARLSLKALEPDPLQDFADRTAVGQELCGTVEKVLPFGVFVDLGDGIVGLAPFRAVHGRPAVSPVEDFEVGEEIAVVVTEIELPTRRVFLSRSEGGRHEGVVPAT from the coding sequence ATGGATTGGCAGTCTGAAAGCCCGGAACTCTGGGCGTTCCTGGAGTCCCTGCACCGCGGCAACATCCTGTCCGGGACCGTCGCGGCGATCGAACGGTTCGGGGTTTTCGTGGCCCTGGACGACGGGCCTGCCCATCCCCTCTTCCCCGGTGTCGGGTTCATCGGCGTCCCCGAACTGTCATGGCGGCACATCGACGCTGCCACCGATGTCGTTCAGGTAGGCCAGCGTGTCTCGTGCGAGTTCCTCCAGTTCGACACCTACAACGCGGAGGCCAGGCTGTCCTTGAAGGCACTGGAACCCGACCCTCTTCAGGATTTCGCCGACCGCACAGCAGTGGGCCAGGAACTCTGCGGGACGGTTGAGAAGGTGCTTCCCTTCGGCGTCTTCGTCGACCTCGGGGACGGGATTGTCGGGCTGGCCCCCTTCAGAGCAGTCCACGGCCGGCCTGCGGTGAGTCCGGTGGAAGACTTCGAGGTCGGAGAGGAGATCGCCGTCGTCGTCACGGAAATCGAGCTGCCAACCCGTCGGGTCTTCCTCTCCAGATCGGAGGGTGGCCGGCACGAAGGTGTCGTGCCGGCCACGTGA
- a CDS encoding helix-turn-helix domain-containing protein → MPTPPFSPAQARAARLRIGLTHEQVVVGMAQLGLYRSVEALVSWESGAVAPSEAELFALASALWCPVPVLMDRKPRSLREHRLARQFSAERLALRIGMEVHDYARAESDHLWSGTDRQALLLADALGLEPGELLRAIGRAGDLDGRLRQAVEGRWKQHATPLAGLVGAPERTVARALRTLHQEYARFNERYMGHLVARSDSARLKEIATERTEWLHALSDRFLHLVAHDSST, encoded by the coding sequence ATGCCCACCCCTCCGTTCTCTCCCGCCCAGGCCCGGGCCGCCCGTCTCCGTATCGGCCTGACCCATGAACAGGTCGTCGTCGGCATGGCGCAGTTGGGTTTGTACCGCTCGGTGGAGGCCCTCGTGTCCTGGGAGTCGGGGGCGGTGGCGCCTTCGGAGGCCGAACTCTTCGCGCTGGCCAGCGCGCTGTGGTGCCCTGTGCCGGTGCTCATGGACCGGAAGCCGAGATCTCTTCGCGAGCATCGCCTGGCCCGGCAATTCAGCGCCGAGCGGCTGGCCCTGCGTATCGGCATGGAAGTGCACGACTACGCTCGCGCCGAGAGCGACCACCTCTGGAGCGGAACCGACCGGCAGGCCCTGCTGCTTGCGGACGCCCTGGGCCTCGAACCGGGCGAACTGCTGAGGGCCATCGGGCGGGCCGGCGACCTCGACGGCCGGCTCCGCCAGGCCGTCGAAGGCCGATGGAAACAACACGCCACCCCGCTCGCGGGGCTCGTCGGCGCACCTGAGCGCACGGTGGCGCGGGCGCTGCGCACCCTGCACCAGGAGTACGCCCGCTTCAACGAGCGCTACATGGGCCATCTCGTAGCCCGCAGCGACAGCGCACGACTGAAGGAGATCGCCACGGAACGGACCGAGTGGCTGCACGCTCTGTCGGACCGTTTCCTCCACCTCGTGGCCCATGACTCCTCGACCTGA
- a CDS encoding nucleobase:cation symporter-2 family protein has protein sequence MAPQASRRRSLTTPHPVDEVLPLPTLALYGFQHVLAFYAGAVLVPVILGSSLGLSGQELVYLINADLVTAGIATIIQAWGFWRIGARLPLVQGATFTAVSPMIAIGQGAGGGTAGLLVVYGAVITGGVAAFLFAPFAGRLTTYFPPIVTGTLLTVIGIVLIPVALQDVGGGSVLMGGPHYGDPVNLAYAGGTLLFILLVMRFGGPPLRSVAILLGLVGGTAVAWLLGDADLGAVDQADWLGVSTPFHYGLPHFSVFPMLAMVVVMLITMVETTGDVYAMGEITGRRVDGDTVSRALRADGVATVLGGVLNSFPYVAFAENIGLVRISRVTSRFVVVAAGVFMILLGLVPKAGALVASVPHPVLGAAAVAMFGMVATVGIQILGKVDLREERNAIILAVSLGTAMLPTAVAPFFERMPTEVRAVLGSGITLGTLTAVLLNLFFHVFESRGKREDIDWDGLAAYDDGTGTQTATAR, from the coding sequence ATGGCACCACAGGCCTCGCGCCGACGATCCCTCACCACCCCGCACCCGGTGGACGAGGTACTTCCACTCCCCACCCTCGCGCTCTACGGATTCCAGCACGTCCTGGCCTTCTACGCCGGTGCGGTGCTCGTACCGGTGATCCTCGGCAGCAGCCTCGGCCTTTCCGGGCAGGAGCTCGTCTACCTCATCAACGCCGACCTGGTCACTGCCGGGATCGCCACCATCATCCAGGCGTGGGGTTTCTGGCGGATCGGAGCCCGGCTGCCGCTCGTTCAGGGCGCGACCTTCACCGCGGTCTCGCCCATGATCGCCATCGGACAGGGTGCGGGCGGCGGCACCGCCGGCCTCCTCGTGGTGTACGGCGCCGTGATCACGGGTGGAGTCGCGGCCTTCCTCTTCGCCCCTTTCGCCGGGCGGCTGACCACGTACTTCCCCCCGATCGTCACCGGCACCCTCCTCACGGTCATCGGCATCGTCCTCATCCCGGTGGCGCTCCAGGACGTCGGCGGCGGCTCGGTGCTCATGGGCGGGCCCCACTACGGGGACCCGGTCAACCTCGCGTACGCGGGTGGAACCCTCCTGTTCATCCTGCTGGTGATGCGGTTCGGCGGGCCGCCCCTGCGCAGCGTCGCGATCCTGCTCGGACTGGTGGGAGGAACCGCCGTCGCCTGGCTGCTCGGCGACGCCGACCTCGGGGCGGTCGACCAGGCGGACTGGCTCGGCGTCAGCACTCCCTTCCACTACGGTCTGCCGCACTTCTCGGTCTTCCCCATGCTGGCGATGGTCGTCGTCATGCTCATCACCATGGTGGAGACCACGGGAGACGTGTACGCCATGGGCGAGATCACCGGACGGAGGGTCGACGGTGACACGGTCAGCCGCGCGCTGCGCGCCGACGGCGTCGCCACCGTGCTGGGCGGGGTGCTCAACTCCTTCCCGTACGTGGCGTTCGCGGAGAACATCGGTCTGGTGCGCATCTCCCGCGTCACCAGCCGGTTCGTCGTCGTCGCGGCCGGCGTCTTCATGATCCTTCTCGGCCTGGTGCCGAAGGCCGGAGCCCTGGTGGCCTCCGTCCCCCACCCCGTGCTCGGCGCGGCGGCCGTCGCGATGTTCGGCATGGTGGCCACCGTCGGCATTCAGATCCTCGGCAAGGTCGACCTGCGGGAGGAACGCAACGCCATCATCCTGGCCGTCAGTCTCGGCACGGCAATGCTCCCGACGGCCGTCGCGCCCTTCTTCGAGCGCATGCCGACCGAGGTGCGGGCCGTCCTGGGCAGTGGAATCACGCTCGGCACGTTGACGGCGGTCCTGTTGAACCTGTTCTTCCACGTCTTCGAGAGTCGCGGGAAGCGGGAGGACATCGACTGGGACGGCCTCGCCGCGTACGACGACGGGACGGGTACGCAGACCGCTACGGCCCGCTGA
- a CDS encoding TetR/AcrR family transcriptional regulator codes for MAKQSRGEATVERLLTAALEVFAASGQAGFTVNAVTKASGVSLGSLYHHFGSFDGLAAALYGHCLGQTYTAALATVDRSRTARTGIRSFVTTYLRFIQENPAVARYLHGSAYSSYLAVDADRARGVEPDHFPRVADHLRRWVDSGDIAPLPGPLLEVLVVGPVAVAAHRWLATPEDIDLNQAARILSDRIWASVRAE; via the coding sequence ATGGCAAAGCAGTCCCGTGGCGAGGCCACCGTCGAACGCCTCCTGACCGCGGCACTGGAGGTGTTCGCCGCGTCGGGGCAGGCCGGGTTCACCGTCAACGCGGTGACGAAGGCGAGCGGGGTCAGCCTCGGCAGCCTGTACCACCACTTCGGCAGCTTCGACGGCCTGGCGGCGGCGCTGTACGGGCACTGCCTGGGGCAGACGTACACGGCGGCGCTCGCCACCGTCGATCGCTCCCGGACCGCCCGTACCGGCATCCGGTCGTTCGTGACCACGTACCTGCGCTTCATCCAGGAGAACCCGGCCGTGGCCCGCTACCTGCACGGCTCGGCGTACTCCAGCTATCTGGCCGTCGACGCCGACCGGGCCCGCGGCGTCGAACCGGACCACTTCCCCCGGGTCGCCGACCACCTGCGGCGCTGGGTCGACTCGGGCGACATCGCACCCCTCCCCGGCCCGCTCTTGGAGGTCCTGGTCGTCGGCCCGGTCGCGGTGGCCGCCCACCGCTGGCTCGCCACCCCGGAGGACATCGACCTCAACCAGGCGGCCCGGATTCTCTCGGACCGCATCTGGGCGTCCGTCCGGGCCGAGTAG
- a CDS encoding ATP-binding protein, with amino-acid sequence MAGKPGRREQPLDPQAGPLERFALGLRDLRERAGLTYMEMADMAHFSASTLSQAAAGRRLPTLQVLLAYVRACGADPDPWEKRWEQVRHDMFGPEKERTSVSFDSRDVGLEEATSFVGREGELEVGSEMIERCRLVTLAGVGGVGKTRLAGRLVRHVAGRFKDGSYRVELADVNRGDAVAAAVAAAVGVQTAAEQDPLDELTRALQGRSVLLLLDNCEHVLDASAQTVRALLTLLPELRILTTSRQPLDIGEEYVLQVKPLALPVLGGGHRGEAGDEVEFRAASPAVTLFVDRARAASPGFRVTRANQTVLAQVCRTLDGLPLALEIAARRLRTLTLDELLERLDHRFALLGPGGRDRTAHPRHHALRALFDWSYELCTDAERAAWQQLSLCSGGVLLTDAEQLCGRTAADEAQDIATPEEVFESLAGLVDKSLLTRVETGGRSRLYMLETVRAYGQERLAESGQAQGALRRHRAWYLGLAAQAGAAYGSSEQADWLRRLRSEHANLRQIVTSPQAAGEPAETVLRASLGLWLHCLTSGHVGEGAQWMRRIIERHPLPPHPETTLTWCRAVWVASFLLILHGDRTSTLEMIGRGEQALAAVPDVDVTASEVAGAELTAAFLQLRSLMALMAEDAEGCARYALSALGTGHWSVMLLTKPQCIAQLGFSAVIQGDHARSTTLLQEALDMSEAQGDTWHRCYLLWALAIEHGETGRAKEALGLLRRALQHAWEIDEQMGEATLSETLAWVLASCGGARSAALVLGAADRVWHPSGVPRLFGFAAMAAHRERGLDHARQALGETEYVRAYREGQQLGLRAALEMVFEDVDQLTDQDGTSAPIEDENPDSGHAGAGRWHGTASHSPVAPRHWNVRARE; translated from the coding sequence TTGGCAGGAAAGCCGGGACGTCGGGAGCAACCGCTCGATCCGCAGGCCGGCCCACTGGAACGCTTCGCGCTGGGTTTGCGTGACCTGCGTGAAAGGGCCGGCCTGACCTACATGGAGATGGCCGACATGGCCCATTTCTCGGCCAGTACCCTTTCCCAGGCCGCTGCTGGGCGTCGACTCCCCACCCTGCAGGTGCTGCTGGCCTACGTCCGCGCCTGCGGCGCGGATCCAGACCCATGGGAAAAGCGCTGGGAGCAAGTCCGGCACGACATGTTCGGTCCAGAGAAGGAACGGACATCTGTGTCATTCGACTCGCGCGACGTGGGTCTGGAGGAAGCCACTAGTTTTGTGGGCCGCGAGGGCGAACTCGAGGTAGGCAGCGAAATGATCGAACGCTGCCGACTGGTCACATTGGCCGGAGTCGGCGGTGTGGGCAAGACGCGGTTGGCCGGACGACTTGTCCGACACGTGGCCGGCCGCTTCAAGGATGGCAGCTACCGCGTGGAGCTGGCCGATGTCAACCGCGGCGATGCCGTCGCGGCAGCGGTCGCCGCGGCGGTCGGTGTGCAGACCGCAGCCGAGCAGGATCCTCTGGATGAACTCACCAGAGCGTTACAGGGGCGTAGCGTGCTCCTCCTGCTCGACAACTGTGAGCACGTTCTGGATGCGAGCGCTCAAACCGTCCGCGCCCTGCTCACGCTCTTGCCGGAGCTCCGCATCCTCACCACCAGTCGGCAGCCCCTCGATATCGGGGAAGAGTATGTGTTGCAGGTGAAGCCCTTGGCCTTGCCCGTCCTGGGGGGCGGCCATCGAGGCGAAGCCGGTGACGAGGTCGAGTTTCGCGCGGCCTCGCCGGCGGTCACCCTTTTCGTCGACCGAGCAAGGGCCGCGTCTCCAGGCTTCCGGGTGACGAGGGCGAATCAGACCGTTCTCGCCCAAGTATGCCGAACGCTGGACGGGCTGCCTCTCGCGCTGGAGATCGCCGCACGTCGGCTGCGCACGCTGACTCTCGACGAGCTCCTCGAACGGCTGGATCACCGGTTCGCTCTCCTCGGCCCTGGCGGACGCGACCGTACGGCTCACCCTCGTCACCATGCGTTGCGCGCGCTCTTCGACTGGAGCTACGAGCTGTGCACCGATGCCGAGCGAGCCGCCTGGCAGCAGCTGTCCCTGTGCTCCGGCGGAGTCTTGCTCACTGATGCCGAGCAACTCTGCGGGCGCACCGCGGCAGACGAAGCGCAGGACATTGCCACCCCTGAAGAAGTCTTCGAGTCCCTGGCCGGGCTCGTGGACAAGTCATTGCTCACGAGGGTGGAGACAGGCGGCCGGAGCCGCCTGTACATGCTCGAGACCGTCCGGGCCTACGGGCAGGAGCGCCTGGCGGAGAGTGGTCAGGCGCAGGGCGCACTGCGTCGTCATCGCGCCTGGTACCTCGGCCTCGCCGCACAGGCCGGGGCAGCCTACGGATCGTCCGAACAGGCCGACTGGCTGCGGCGCCTACGCTCCGAGCACGCGAATTTGCGGCAGATCGTGACGTCACCCCAGGCAGCCGGCGAGCCTGCGGAGACGGTGCTGCGTGCGTCCCTTGGCCTGTGGCTGCACTGCCTGACCTCAGGCCATGTGGGAGAGGGTGCTCAGTGGATGCGAAGGATCATCGAGCGGCACCCGCTCCCACCCCATCCGGAGACGACCCTGACGTGGTGCCGGGCCGTATGGGTTGCCAGCTTTCTGCTGATCCTTCACGGGGACCGCACAAGCACCCTCGAGATGATCGGCCGGGGTGAACAGGCTTTGGCGGCTGTGCCCGATGTGGACGTCACGGCGTCCGAGGTGGCCGGGGCCGAACTGACCGCGGCGTTCCTGCAACTGCGGAGCCTGATGGCGCTGATGGCCGAGGATGCCGAGGGCTGCGCACGCTACGCGCTGTCCGCACTGGGGACGGGGCACTGGTCCGTGATGCTGCTGACGAAACCGCAGTGCATCGCCCAACTCGGCTTCTCCGCCGTCATCCAAGGTGACCACGCTCGCTCCACCACGCTGCTTCAAGAGGCCTTGGACATGTCCGAAGCGCAGGGAGACACCTGGCACCGCTGCTATCTGTTGTGGGCCCTCGCGATCGAGCACGGAGAGACAGGGCGAGCGAAGGAGGCTCTCGGTCTGCTCCGACGCGCGCTCCAGCACGCCTGGGAGATCGACGAACAGATGGGAGAGGCGACGCTGAGCGAGACACTTGCTTGGGTACTTGCTTCCTGCGGTGGCGCCCGCTCAGCGGCCCTGGTGCTGGGGGCCGCGGATCGCGTCTGGCACCCGTCCGGCGTTCCTCGGCTCTTCGGATTCGCCGCTATGGCCGCCCACCGTGAGCGAGGCCTGGACCATGCCCGCCAAGCACTCGGAGAGACGGAGTACGTACGGGCGTATCGAGAAGGTCAACAGCTGGGTTTGCGCGCGGCGCTGGAGATGGTGTTCGAGGACGTGGACCAGCTCACCGATCAGGACGGGACGTCGGCACCGATTGAGGACGAGAATCCAGACAGTGGTCACGCCGGAGCGGGACGATGGCATGGCACGGCAAGTCATTCCCCGGTAGCTCCTCGCCACTGGAACGTACGCGCGCGGGAGTGA
- a CDS encoding AIPR family protein, with product MDGRYVTSDAHQYLTQRASTIELVVLQVKTSPGYQETVFEKLHFHLPTLLDMSRDEDELGSHTNAKLLERTRRFLRVLEDLASSFPQVRVKVIYASKAAEGPRPNVKAKGDRLRREISKITSDTQATIEYLNAADLRERTARGAKAVAQLVFTETPMSTSLGEGYVCLARLDEYYRFIASDNQALRLEPFESNVRDYAGSTAVNNAIGETLKSGTGEDFWWFNNGVTVVADAAQIAGKKIVIKDPQIVNGLQTSHEVYSFFQAGGHHRDRSLLVKIVVAPENGTARDRIIRATNSQTQLPAGALRATEPIQKDIEESLTHGGGGYYYERRASYYRNLGFPLDQVVSMARLAREFTAFALREPHVALRHSEALLLEDKHYHQIFSSKVDLDLYRLSLDVHTRIRQHLNAYAEDRPLLGETIENWLYPLPQCPPTRSRGCAGPLHVIS from the coding sequence GTGGACGGCCGCTACGTCACTTCTGACGCCCACCAGTACCTCACTCAGCGTGCCAGCACCATCGAGCTGGTCGTGCTTCAGGTGAAGACCTCGCCCGGCTATCAGGAAACGGTCTTCGAGAAGCTCCACTTCCATCTGCCCACGCTTCTCGACATGAGCCGCGACGAGGACGAGCTGGGCTCTCACACCAATGCGAAACTCCTCGAGCGCACACGACGCTTCCTCCGCGTTCTCGAAGACCTGGCCTCCTCGTTCCCACAGGTGCGGGTCAAGGTGATCTACGCCAGCAAGGCGGCTGAGGGCCCTCGCCCCAACGTGAAGGCGAAGGGAGATCGGCTCCGTCGAGAAATTTCCAAGATCACATCGGACACACAGGCGACGATCGAGTATCTCAACGCGGCAGACCTTCGCGAACGAACCGCCCGTGGCGCGAAGGCGGTGGCGCAGCTCGTCTTCACCGAGACCCCCATGAGCACGTCTCTCGGGGAGGGGTACGTGTGCCTGGCACGGCTCGATGAGTACTACCGCTTCATCGCCTCGGACAACCAGGCCCTCCGACTGGAGCCGTTCGAGTCGAACGTGCGGGACTACGCCGGTTCCACAGCGGTGAACAATGCCATTGGTGAGACTTTGAAGTCGGGCACCGGCGAAGACTTCTGGTGGTTCAACAACGGTGTCACGGTCGTCGCCGACGCAGCGCAGATCGCGGGCAAGAAGATCGTCATCAAGGATCCACAGATCGTCAACGGACTTCAGACGAGTCACGAGGTCTACAGCTTCTTCCAAGCCGGTGGTCATCACCGCGATCGCTCTCTGCTCGTCAAAATCGTGGTCGCACCGGAGAACGGGACGGCTCGCGACAGGATCATCCGGGCCACCAACAGTCAGACCCAGCTGCCGGCCGGTGCGCTGAGGGCCACCGAACCGATTCAGAAGGACATCGAAGAGAGTCTCACGCATGGCGGCGGCGGCTACTACTACGAGCGGCGCGCCAGCTACTACCGCAACCTCGGGTTCCCGCTTGATCAGGTGGTCTCCATGGCGCGGTTGGCACGCGAGTTCACGGCCTTCGCGCTCCGCGAGCCGCACGTCGCGCTCAGGCACTCAGAGGCCTTACTGCTCGAGGACAAGCACTACCACCAGATCTTCTCCTCGAAAGTGGACCTTGACCTCTACCGTCTGTCCCTCGACGTCCACACCCGGATTCGGCAGCACCTGAATGCGTACGCCGAGGATCGCCCCCTTCTCGGGGAGACCATCGAGAACTGGCTCTACCCCTTGCCGCAGTGTCCGCCTACGCGCTCACGCGGCTGCGCCGGCCCACTCCACGTGATCTCCTGA
- a CDS encoding DUF4352 domain-containing protein yields MSRLLTLTLTVAIGAAGVACGTQTVTESPATSTPGQTTGPGQPTSKPSASPTSAAVGDTLNLTGFTGKAKLAVTVVKVVDPATGKDTRPGAGERYVAVQIRLHNTGAEVYSDAPDNSAKVVDAQGQRFNSWITETTAGPGFGGTVTIPVGDTALGYITFKVPSDSKITKIQFTMESGFANNTGQWHVP; encoded by the coding sequence ATGTCCCGTCTACTGACGCTTACACTGACGGTGGCCATCGGTGCTGCAGGAGTTGCCTGTGGCACCCAGACCGTCACTGAGAGCCCAGCTACCAGCACGCCTGGACAAACCACCGGGCCTGGACAGCCGACGTCAAAGCCCAGTGCCTCGCCTACGTCAGCCGCGGTCGGCGACACGCTGAATCTCACCGGTTTCACCGGCAAGGCGAAACTCGCCGTCACCGTCGTGAAGGTGGTTGATCCGGCGACCGGCAAGGACACGCGCCCCGGAGCGGGAGAGCGGTACGTCGCCGTGCAGATTCGCCTGCACAACACAGGCGCCGAGGTCTACAGCGACGCACCCGACAACAGCGCCAAGGTCGTCGACGCTCAAGGCCAGCGGTTCAACTCCTGGATCACGGAAACAACTGCGGGCCCGGGCTTCGGCGGGACGGTGACGATCCCTGTTGGCGACACCGCGCTCGGGTACATCACCTTCAAGGTGCCGTCCGACTCCAAGATCACGAAGATCCAGTTCACGATGGAGAGCGGCTTCGCGAACAACACCGGTCAGTGGCACGTGCCATGA